The proteins below are encoded in one region of Silene latifolia isolate original U9 population chromosome 2, ASM4854445v1, whole genome shotgun sequence:
- the LOC141641255 gene encoding protein FAR1-RELATED SEQUENCE 5-like: MDSGEYEIYDFVEVHTHAMVTPSTMVHLKPYRNLNLFHKKMIMDNSKVNHGPLDSFRMFKEYVKGYKNVGASLEDFKKNSRDVKKYIKEYDAEMLLETFMQKKAMSPSFYFDFDVDDQKRLSKVLWADPISIKNYSLFGEAVSFDATYNFNEYKMVFCPFTGVDNHKRCVTFAGGLLRKEDGESFTWLFDNFVKAMGDCYPSTIITDQCRGINQAVKDVFGDKTQHRLCMWHIMKKLPDKVGPSICQNTNFLKEINSIVWDGEIDTEEFELRWKAILSTYELSEHEWLKSMFDIRATWIPAYFRDIYLGGIMRTTSRSESENSFFGNFTNPHLTLVKFWMRFQSAMDAQRLKYSKVTADDKNSSPKLSNLCFWKRKLLNST, from the coding sequence ATGGATAGTGGTGAATATGAAATTTATGATTTCGTCGAGGTTCACACGCATGCTATGGTTACACCATCAACAATGGTTCATTTGAAACCATATAGAAATTTGAATCTCTTTCACAAAAAAATGATCATGGATAATTCAAAAGTTAATCATGGTCCGTTGGATTCATTTAGAATgttcaaagaatatgtaaaaggGTACAAAAATGTTGGGGCATCTTTAGaagatttcaaaaaaaattcaagggATGTTAAGAAGTACATCAAGGAATATGATGCTGAGATGTTACTTGAGACTTTCATGCAAAAGAAGGCTATGTCTCCATCATTTTATTTCGACTTTGATGTGGATGATCAGAAGAGACTAAGTAAGGTGCTTTGGGCAGATCCAATCTCAATTAAAAATTATTCTCTTTTTGGTGAAGCCGTCTCTTTTGATGCTACTTATAACTTCAATGAatataaaatggtgttttgcCCTTTCACGGGTGTGGACAACCATAAAAGGTGTGTCACTTTTGCGGGTGGTTTGTTAAGAAAGGAAGATGGAGAATCATTTACGTGGTTGTTTGACAACTTTGTAAAGGCTATGGGTGATTGCTATCCTTCTACAATAATAACTGACCAATGCCGAGGCATCAATCAAGCTGTAAAAGATGTGTTTGGTGACAAAACACAACACCGAttatgcatgtggcatataatgaaaaagCTTCCAGACAAAGTCGGTCCATCAATTTGCCAAAACACTaactttttgaaggaaataaatTCTATAGTTTGGGATGGAGAGATTGATACAGAAGAATTTGAATTGAGATGGAAGGCGATTCTTTCCACGTATGAGCTTTCTGAACATGAATGGCTGAAGTCAATGTTTGACATTCGTGCAACTTGGATTCCCGCCTACTTTAGAGACATATATCTTGGCGGGATTATGCGCACAACATCAAGGTCAGAATCTGAAAATAGCTTCTTTGGGAATTTCACTAACCCGCACCTTACTCTTGTCaagttttggatgcgtttccaATCAGCTATGGATGCTCAGCGATTGAAATATTCAAAGGTGACAGCGGATGATAAAAACTCTTCTCCAAAATTATCAAACCTCTGCTTTTGGAAAAGAAAACTGCTGAATTCTACATAA
- the LOC141641254 gene encoding uncharacterized protein LOC141641254, producing the protein MFERIGLLCKHVLWVLKDKGFDEIPREYLLERWSKNATCRPIFNVVRTTLLADCMSIENHQSKVSELWSEVFTSVSLVEDNEELGDELLELLHSFNEKLMISVKRGKSKNKKTEIEMLIGSKIPTEATVLPPEKCKNKGSGRRITSSKEKAVQENAKPLRNCRACGEMTHHDSRNFLSRISQK; encoded by the coding sequence ATGTTTGAAAGAATCGGATTACTTTGCAAGCATGTTCTGTGGGTGTTGAAGGATAAAGGGTTTGATGAAATACCAAGGGAGTATCTATTAGAAAGATGGAGCAAAAATGCAACCTGCCGCCCTATTTTTAATGTTGTTAGGACAACACTCCTAGCTGATTGTATGTCGATAGAAAACCACCAAAGCAAGGTAAGTGAATTGTGGTCGGAAGTATTTACTTCGGTTTCGCTTGTTGAGGATAATGAGGAACTTGGTGATGAGCTGCTTGAACTTCTTCATAGTTTCAATGAGAAATTGATGATTTCAGTTAAACGTGGGAAGTCAAAAAAcaagaaaactgaaattgagatgcTTATTGGGTCAAAAATTCCTACTGAAGCTACTGTTCTACCACCAGAAAAATGCAAGAATAAGGGATCGGGAAGACGCATCACTTCAAGCAAGGAAAAAGCAGTACAAGAAAATGCAAAGCCTCTTAGGAATTGTCGTGCATGTGGTGAAATGACTCATCACGATAGTAGAAATTTCCTGAGTCGAATCAGTCAAAAGTGA